In Parasedimentitalea marina, one DNA window encodes the following:
- a CDS encoding ParB/RepB/Spo0J family partition protein, whose protein sequence is MPILVRRHPSTPDRYQLVYGRRRLEAIRVSDKLDKVRAIVANIDDDAAVRAQISENMARRDLSFIEKALFAQELIDSDFGTQSQIAES, encoded by the coding sequence GTGCCAATCCTTGTGCGCCGCCATCCGTCAACACCTGACCGCTATCAACTGGTCTATGGCCGCCGTCGGCTCGAGGCGATCCGGGTTTCGGACAAACTGGACAAGGTCCGCGCGATTGTCGCCAATATCGATGATGATGCGGCCGTCCGGGCGCAGATCTCTGAAAACATGGCGCGGCGCGACCTCTCGTTCATCGAAAAAGCCCTTTTCGCACAAGAGCTTATCGACAGCGACTTTGGCACACAGTCGCAGATAGCCGAGTCCTGA